TGTGATTCGATAAGTCTGGGTTGGGCCAGCTAATGCATAAATCTGTTCATAAGCTGGTATGGCATCATAGTCATCCCCAAATTCTGAGGAAAATATTTTTTGCTCTCTACCATCGGGTTGAACGTCAATTGCATGATACCAATAGCAAATTCCTTCACCTTCATCCAGAAAACGGAAGTGGTCGCGCAAGTATTCAGTGCCTTTTTCGGCAGCTTCTAGGTAACGGTCATCCCCAGTCATCAAGTAGGCTGTAGCAAAACCGTAAACCAGACGCGAAATCGTGTCAGTTTCTTGTCGAGTACTGATTTCTTTTGTACCAACCAAGCCTAAATTAGTACGATATTTTCCATAGTCAATTTCCCCATCTTCAAATTGCACTTTTAAGTAAAAATTGGCCAGGTTTCGTACTTGATTGATCCACCAGTCTTGCTTTTCAAATGCATACTCACTTTCAGTTTTGCCAAGGAACACAATATGTTTACCTTCAAACTTGTGTTCACCATTTTCTGGATAAAAAGTGCCATACACGAAAAGGTAGCGATCTGCAATCAACATTTCTCTCATTTGCAGAGTGCAATCATAGTAAGGCTCACCCAGATTACGCACCAACTCTGCATAGGTGTTTGCAGATAATGCAACCTCAAATTCTCTGCGATCGGTAGTTTTCAGATTAAAACTTCCAAAAGCTCCCTTTCGAGAATCAAAGTTAGTAACATACCCAGCGATTAAATCGGAAAATGGGAAAGTCACTTGATTCATGGAATTATCTCCCAAAATTTAATGTCGATGATTAAAGCCCTTCAGGGCGAGGATCAGGCTGTAGTTTAAGGAAGTAGCTTTGCAGGATATTGCATAGAAATTACTCAATTGAAGAATGAAAATCAAGCAGATTTTTTCAGCAACCTCATAGAGTCAATAAAAAAGGTTTTCTGACTTGATGCCATTACACTTAGCTGAGTTATCGAATTCTTAAGAGACCTCTGCAAAGCACATTAACTAGCAAACTATTTGGAAATCAGAACAATACTGCTACGACCTTCAACTAAATAAAAATCTTCTGGAATTAATGTCTCTTGCCCAGGTTCTACAATATCCATCGGAGAAGGCTGAGCAGTATCGATGACTTTGTACCATTTTCTACCTGGAACAGAAGGAATTTCAAATTTGAGAGTATCCCAGTACATATTGAACATGACGTGGATATCTGCTGCTCCTTTAAAGCCTGCTAATGTAAAAGCGAGAACTCTAGCATGAGAGTCTCCCCAAGCAGGTCTATGCAGATGTAAGCCATGCCAAGAGATGTCTGCCAAACCTCGCTCATTAACTTCACCATTGAAGAAGTGGCGGCGGTGTAATGATTCATGACAGTAGCATTTACGAAAACTAATTAACAGTTTGAAGAACCTGTATATATCAATATTCTTGTCTACAAGATTCCAATCAAACCAACTGATCTCGTTATCTTGGCAGTAAGCATTGTTGTTGCCCTTTTGAGTGCGTCTGACTTCATCACCATATGTGATCATCGGCACACCCTGCGACAGCAAAAGAATAGTTGTAAAATTCTTAATTTGTCGCCGCCGTAGTGCATCAATATGGGGGTTGTCAGTCTCTCCTTCTACACCACAATTCCAACTCAAATTGTCATTGATGCCATCTTGATTATTCTCACCATTAGCTTCATTGTGCTTGTGGCTGTAAGAAACTAAATCATTGAGAGTAAATCCATCGTGGCAAGTAATAAAGTTGACGCTGTTAATTGGTAAATGTCCGCTTGCTTGGTAAAGGTCGGCACTTCCAGACATGCGCCAAGCCACTGCACCGACAAGTCCTGGATCTCCCTTGACAAAGCGCCGAACGTCGTCTCGGAAGCGTCCGTTCCATTCTGCCCAACGATAGCCTGGAAAGTAGCCAATCTGATATAGCCCAGCAGCATCCCAAGCTTCAGCAATAATTTTTGTCTCCGCCAAAACTTCGGATGTTTCAATTTGCCAAACTACAGGCGGATGAACCATCGGAACCCCATTTTGGTCACGGGATAAAATAGAGGCTTCATCAAACCGGAAGCCATCAACGTGCATCTCTTCCACCCAAAATTCTAGACAATCAACAATTAATTTCTGGATTAAGGGATGGTTGCAGTTGATGGTATTCCCACACCCTGAGTAATCCATGTAGTATTGCTTGTCGAATGGTACAAGGTGATAGAATATACTATTGAAGAATCCCTTAAAGTTAATAGTTGGGCCTTGATGGTTTCCTTCACCAGTGTGGTTAAAGACTACATCTAAGATGACCTCAATTCCTGCCTTATGTAAGGCTTTGACCATATCCCGAAACTCTTCGATTGGGTTTTTCTCATGGGGAGCAGCACAATATGAAGTTTCTGGAGCAAAAAAACTGTGTGGGTTATATCCCCAGTAATCTTTGAGTTTGTTACCGTTGACTTCTCGCAGAACTTCCGTTTCATCAAAGTCGAATACTGGTAACAATTCAACAGCTGTAATTCCTAATTCTTGTAGATAAGGAATCTTTTCGATCACTCCAGAAAAAGTACCACGATGTTTGCAGTCAGAGGAAGATGATTTAGTAAACCCTCGGACGTGTAATTCATAAATGATCGTTTCATTCATGGGTCGGTTCAGCGGGCGATCGCCTTCCCAGTCATAATCTGATATATCTATGACTACACTACGCATTGAAGTAGTCAAGTTATCTATTGACCCTAAAGCATCAGTGCGCTTCCACAGCTTAGTACTATTTCCCTTTGAGTAAGGATCAATCAGTACTTTGTTTTTGTTAAAGCGATGCCCTTTTCCGTGCAAATCTTGAGGCCCATCAATGCGATAAGCATAAGCAGCACCAGGTTTTAAGCCTCTGATATAGATATGCCACAAGAAGAAGGTTTTATTCAGCTTTGGGTCTAACTGAATAATTTGTATCGGTTCTGGGTCATCAGGTGTCTCAAACAACAATAGTTCTACAGATGTGGCATGTTCGGAAAAGATTGAGAAATTGACTCCATATTTGTCGGGCTTTGCACCTAAAGGATAAGTGCGTCCCAATTCTACTTGGTAGTTGCTTGTAGTTTCTGCTTGATATTGAAATGTTGTTGCAATCATTTTCTCTTTCTTCTCACC
Above is a window of Nostoc sp. UHCC 0702 DNA encoding:
- the glgX gene encoding glycogen debranching protein GlgX encodes the protein MIATTFQYQAETTSNYQVELGRTYPLGAKPDKYGVNFSIFSEHATSVELLLFETPDDPEPIQIIQLDPKLNKTFFLWHIYIRGLKPGAAYAYRIDGPQDLHGKGHRFNKNKVLIDPYSKGNSTKLWKRTDALGSIDNLTTSMRSVVIDISDYDWEGDRPLNRPMNETIIYELHVRGFTKSSSSDCKHRGTFSGVIEKIPYLQELGITAVELLPVFDFDETEVLREVNGNKLKDYWGYNPHSFFAPETSYCAAPHEKNPIEEFRDMVKALHKAGIEVILDVVFNHTGEGNHQGPTINFKGFFNSIFYHLVPFDKQYYMDYSGCGNTINCNHPLIQKLIVDCLEFWVEEMHVDGFRFDEASILSRDQNGVPMVHPPVVWQIETSEVLAETKIIAEAWDAAGLYQIGYFPGYRWAEWNGRFRDDVRRFVKGDPGLVGAVAWRMSGSADLYQASGHLPINSVNFITCHDGFTLNDLVSYSHKHNEANGENNQDGINDNLSWNCGVEGETDNPHIDALRRRQIKNFTTILLLSQGVPMITYGDEVRRTQKGNNNAYCQDNEISWFDWNLVDKNIDIYRFFKLLISFRKCYCHESLHRRHFFNGEVNERGLADISWHGLHLHRPAWGDSHARVLAFTLAGFKGAADIHVMFNMYWDTLKFEIPSVPGRKWYKVIDTAQPSPMDIVEPGQETLIPEDFYLVEGRSSIVLISK